A genomic region of Elaeis guineensis isolate ETL-2024a chromosome 9, EG11, whole genome shotgun sequence contains the following coding sequences:
- the LOC105036433 gene encoding uncharacterized protein codes for METPPRLKIERTSSIEEEPRTLTFDQLRYAREAALYVLSTKTMEEAIEIFTEGLKPVLSKRDNMDSDDDAQMLDWVEVEHLNLPFLERDIISAPF; via the exons ATGGAGACACCTCCCCGTCTGAAGATTGAGAGGACATCTTCAATAGAGGAGGAGCCTCGGACTCTCACGTTTGATCAGCTTAGATATGCCAGG GAGGCAGCATTGTATGTGCTAAGCACCAAAACCATGGAAGAGGCTATTGAAATCTTCACAGAG GGTCTGAAGCCAGTTCTCAGCAAAAGGGACAACATGGATTCGGATGACGACGCTCAGATGTTGGATTGGGTTGAAGTGGAGCATCTAAACCTCCCCTTCCTAGAGAGAGACATAATTTCTGCTCCTTTTTAG